The Montipora foliosa isolate CH-2021 chromosome 6, ASM3666993v2, whole genome shotgun sequence genome includes the window ATCCGGTACTTTTCAAAGTCAGTACCTTCCCGTTTCGCACGCCGAATCGTCATCTCGAAGTGATATTGGCAGCTTTTCATTCAGTACTTCAACAAGAGAACGTCTTCAGCCAACGTTTCGAATGAGTTTCTCTGGATGTACATCCCAGTTGTCTTCCACAGAAAGCCTTTCTCTCGTGAGATTAAGGAGGGCCTTTTCTGAATCGTTCACATTTTTACCATCCTTGCCTTCACATTTTTGTGATAGTGCCCTTGATTTAGCAACAACTGGAGAGTTAGAGACAACATCTTTAGAATCGGCGGCGTTTCACGAACCGGCGGAAAGGAATCTTGAGTCAATCATAGTTGAGTAACCAGAAACATTAACTCTAGTCTTGAGGTCATTAATTGTGCCTGAAAGCTGACAAGAAGAACATTCGACTCCGCTTTTGTTGAAAATTCTGTAAACGGCTTGAAACTATTTTGGTTAACAAACTAGAGACCACAACGGCGAAACTAAAATTATACAGACATCGGCAGACAAATAACGTAAAATCTAATAACGATGCATGATTTATAGCTATTTATTGGCTGCGGACGAATTTCCACGCAATGTTTGTAGCTAATAAGATTATTTAGTTTTCTTCCCCAACAACCAAGATTCGACTTGGTTACTTTAGAGCGCCCTTATAGAATTCACACAAGAAAAGCGAAGTGTAAATTAGTCCTTATTTCACAAAGTGAGAACGCAAGAGGAGCGCTACAAGAAGGACAAGAATCATTCACTTTAATGCAGACTTTtcagagatgaaaggtttttgggCAGCCTTTTTGGGTCTTCCTCAAAAGCGACCAAGAGCTTTGAGTTCGAAAGTCTAGTATCGTCATATAGAGATGATAATTATTCACACATAGATCTGAATAAGAGACCTGTCAAGTCTAAAATATTGGAAAGAACAAGCGACAAGGAAAGCCTCCTTCGGAAGACGGGCTCGTTCAGGAGTGGAAGCTCCTCCTTTAACTTCTAGACGAATCTATTTCCTTGGGAAATGTAATTATTCCTAGACGATAGCAACGGCTAAAGTTTAAGTCTTAGGTCACGTTCCATTGGCCCTACTCgggaggaaaaagaaaaataataattattttgcagAAGTCTCGTTTCAGGGAAGATTTAGAAGACGTAACTTGTAGTGgtaacctgatttcaatataccaTTCTACAGTCAAGTCCCATTTTGCTCTCAAGCAACTATAAGAAGtgggtgaggctaaatcgctTGGGTGGGTAGGTAGGTCGTGGGTAGGTGGTGGGTCGTgtaaaaagatatatattagcTCTCTCAGTGCTCGGTAcaaatttgtcttaggtcttagaTCTTGTCTGTTTCGAAAATTTCTAgtcgttgataaaaaaaaagggttagggttaaggttagggttagcatTAGACTGCAACCTTGAAAGTCCGGGCGATATTCAACGTACCCGAGAGCACTGCCCTCTGCATCCTTCGCAGTAAGTCTGTGCCTCTGCCTCCAACAAGCTCGCGCATAGTGACATCCAGCTCCCGTGACCACCCCCCGAGGGCATCCATTATGATGTTATATTGCTTTACCTCGTAGCCTGGGAACTGCTGCCTCAGTTCCCAGCGAAAGGGTCCGTACTTAAGGGTCTTCTCCTCATCCTTTCGTTTTTCGATTGTTAACCCACGGGAAACTCATTTCCAGAGTCACAACTCTCTTGCACTTAtgatttttttgttattattattactattgttattattattattattattattattattattgttattgttattattattattattattattattattatcattatcatcgttgttattgttataattataGAATAAGAACAATCGAACTCACCCGTAGTTTTTgtagacttaactattagagggtaatgtcaagtgctagttttctaccgatataaaccatgtgagcgttagccatactgatggaaatgggcccacacaaggacagagaaaaactctgaccaggatgggaattgaacccacgaccttcggtttAGATCACCGTAGTTTTCGTAGTAAACAGACGGTACGGTGATCGGTTTAGATCACCGTAGTTTTTGTAGTCAGCAGATGAAGAGCCGATGGCGCCGGTATCGACATTGAAACTAAATTGGAGTTGTGATAAAGACATTCCCAGAGCCATGGATAAGGAATGTACCGTGATAGCTATGTTCCCGTAATTGTTAACTATCATaacatttctgaaaaaaaaattacctgagTTGAAAAAGTGCCTCATGTGAAGGCCGGGAAATTACTTATTCAGCCGAGCAAGAGTGCTCTagtaattggggagactacaaatcaactgaaatcagaacaaatcaaatcaaattaaattaaatagaggagaaaaccagagtacccggagaaaaacctctcggagcatagtagagaaccaacaaactcaacccacacatggcgtcaaatccgggaatcgatgccgggccacattggtggaaggcaagtgctctcatgGCCTCCAACGCAGACGTTCTTAGGACTTCGTCACGcgtccccccctcccccctcccccactaaCGTCTTCTGTaacgaaaaaccacttccgttcGTGAATTACGGACCAATCAGAGACCGCTTTCCAGTTTTAGGTAACCTCGTGTTGTATATAGCATTCTTTCGCAGCATGTGAATGGCTATGCACAACACAATTCGTCAATGCAGATTGGTTTCTTAAAAGTAGTGGGCAAACAGCCGTtgaacggaagtggtttttcgtttGAGGAGACgttcgtgggggaggaacgcgcgACGGAGCCCTAATTCACGTGATATTTGTTTCTTTGCCTAAAAACGTCTGTGTGGGAGGCAGTGCGCCAGCCTTGCTCTCCTATATCAAATACAGGGAATCCAAGCTTTGCTAGTGTGACCATTTAGGATAAATTTAACGAAGCCTACCTTTTTTggagcaaagaaagaaaaagtctGAGTTGTATTATTTAATCGATACAATTCAGATTGCCTATCTACAATTCTTGCTATTTTAGCATCAAACATTTACCATAGATAGCTCCTTGAAGTTTCAGTACCCTCCAAGGTGTCTTTTTTTATAGCTGGAGCATTTCACTTGAAAGTCGATACTTGACCTGTCTTTGGCTGAGATCGAGTTTTGAAAGGCCGATAtgaaatgtttgaaatttttgaacaaaatatatgcCGGTACAGTAAACTCTTCATCGTAACAGAATATTAACAAGATATAGATTTGAACGTGTTTCGTAACAAAAATAATCCACATTCCTTTTACATGGCTTGGCTATGAAAGACTTTCTTCCTCgattttttctgaaaaataGTTCTGTTGATTGTGCGAAATCATTGATATAGGAACAGTATTATCATTCAATTTTAAAGGCCTCCCTTTCAGGTAACCAAAGAATAATATTAAAATTCTCACCGACGCTATTTTGTGTTGTTCGTAGCTAAAAATTGTGAGGACTACAATGCTTTAGAAAGTTgctaaaaaactgaaaattccttgaatcctttttcttttggtttcCAAAACAGTTTTGACAATGATTTCATTTTGCCGAATAAATTTATGATTGATTAAAAATTACGTTTAGCATTTTTGTATACACCCGTTTGACTTGACAATGACGTTAAGCTGAGGTCCAAACGTCGTCGCTGTTAGCTATTTTTTAAAGCcaactttatttttttcacaatttttttacaatgTTTAGCAATATTTTATCGCCAGGTTGTATAAATGTAGTTGATTTATGATTTCAGAAAAAACGTTTActgctttattttcttttttgctagTTCTTTTGGCCCCAAAATAATGCACGGCGTTTCTATGAAAATTGCACGCATTACATAACTGTATGAAAGTGAGGTTTTAGGGTTTAGCCTCGATTTGAAGCAATTTTATGTAGCGGATGTTTTTGCAATCCGGTGTGCTTCATCTGTCCGCCGGTGTTCCGTGAGTTTACCCTCGGACGTCTTCGAAACGTACCCAAGGAGTTTATTCTGTGCTATTTCCTAGTCATTCCTTTTGCTGGGCACTTGATTCTCAAAAGATCTTTAATTTGATCAGGTTCGATTGCATAGTTGAATATGTGAAAGTCATCCACAAAACCACCAAGGTACCGTCCACCCAAGTCAAAACTGCCAATACAGGCCTTGTAGCCCCAAAAGTCATCAACAGGTCCGTAGCCTTGGGACATTCCACGTAGTTCTCCATTCACGTATACCTGTGTATAAAATTCAGAAATGATGCTCAACATAGAAATTCAAGGGTCAAGTAAACTGATCATTCTCAGATCCTTTGAGTTCCCAAATTGTTTGTTAGCCACTTTTCTTTACTGCACTGAGTTGCTTAAATTTCCAATAGCTTCAGTGTTGTTGGCTTTAAATGAAATAATCTACCCGATCGGAGCGCGTCATCAGTTATCTATATTTGTCATCGTTTGACATTATTTCAATCTTAGTGGTGGAATCACAATATCATTATTGAGGATAGATTGGAGTTCGATTTGTAGGCCCGTAGATTCCTGATGTCGATTGCTACACACGAATAAAGTTTGGAAGTTAAAATATTTCGTAATTGGATAGGCGTAGAACTGGAAAGTCGCACTCCTGTGTGAGATctttattgtacatgtaattgaatTTGGTGTAGGGACCGCCGGTGTGGTAAAGTAAATGAATGAAAACGAAATGTGCATTTATAAAGCCCTATTTCTTGGGGAACAACAGCGCTTTTTGCTGCAgttaggtaggtaggtaggtaggtaggtaggtatactttatttaattcaaagaaacacgctagccccaacaacactcagctggtttccatggagggcgtgtttgaactagtaatacaagattaataatatcgtaggtctaaaattataaaaattcaactattgcaaactaagtacatgattaatAATATGGTAGGtctaaaactacgaaaatttaactattaatacactaagtacaaagatattgtaaatcaagtacaagatcaacacatgtggcatgacatgacccaattacgctttaatacatttattgaatgaatatattgattccgctagttttgcttcattcgggagttggttccaaagcattgcgccgctatatttaaaacttctttttagaaactctctcttcggtttaggaagtgtcagatctgtagcactatttctgagatggtaatcagtctgatcagcattccttctaacaaaagagttcctaaggttgggcgcggtgtcgtcatttagtattttatacatcaatgttgatttggcacgAAGCCGCCTAGCATCAAGTGTGTCCCAAGATAGGGTCTGGATTATATCAGCGGAACGAATATCATAATTCGCACCAGTTCACAATATAGAGcggctttcaattgagtgtcgaaagtaattagcgaattgctttggttttgcattacttcactcggtgattggttcaaagttctcgcgccactttttcaaccaatcagaagtaaaactaAACCAATTGTAGCtcgcgagtgcacattttcccgcgctttgtgtcggctgcgtgtaattacttcgagttttgattggtttactggattgtctccgtcctttttgattggccaaagtaataactttggttttggttttacgacactcgattgaaactcgcatTATGAGTGGCTGGTACGGTTCAAAGAAGCCACATAATACAGTATAAGGCTGAGCAATGGACTGTCATAAACTGCGACTGAGCTCTCGAAATTCGTTTAAAACATCGACCAGGTGGTGGGGTCTTTACTGTCACTTACATGTGTTGAGACTGGACCTACTGTTTTTCCTTAGAAGGGAAGGATATACAGCCGAATAAAACTCTCATGAATTTGAGCTGAACTAAGCTACCTTGGCGTCCCGTGTGGTACTGTTGTACGAACCAATCAAGTGAGTCCATACATCGCCCTTGACGATGTCGTCTGTGATAACGTTAAAGACTGGAATCTGATTACGGTTTCGGTGAAACCATCTGACCTTCCCGTCATCAATCTCAAAATGGTATCCTCCTATGAGTTTTGTAGcatgataaaacaaaaacataaatagAGTAAGAAGTCTCGTGGCGGATTATTTTCAATTCAAATCCGTATCTGAgagttttctttgctttatgttcagagagaaatttcgctttcgggcaaaaaaaaaaaacacttagctTAGCAACACTcagcgcaatcatttgccatataaggtcaaagcaaggtacatgtatatgagctgataactgagattgagtaaaccaatcagtgCACGAgtaatgcattaaccgaggttgacaatttaataaacataattatCCTTGGGATTTGGAAATggattattatataattatctattttcaaattcttacacttttttcGATTTGGAAATGCCCAAAACTAAAGGTTTTAGGGAATTATTTTAAATAGTCTGAAATTGCTCTATATGTAACTTTGTTGTGACATAGATCCAGAATCATAGTTAAACTTATACGCCCCTTACCCTGAGCTTTCGACTGAAAAAAATCCTTTatatgcaacaacaacaacggaaacAAATCGGCCTTACCCATAATCTGCCCGATGGTCAGCACTCGCGCAGTGCTGAACAGAGAATGGATTCCCCGGGAAGTTCTCGCCAGGTTCACCCATGATGCCACGGTAATTCCACTGCGGGGCTTTCCTCTGAATGTTGTATCTTCCAGTATGATGTCCCCTGACTTCCCAAGACTGGCAAAGTGTCCACAAATTCCCTTGTGGTGAGCAATAAATGCCCCGTTGTCCAGGAAGGCATTGTTCCCACTGTCTGATTCGTCTAGAACCACTTGAGCCTCCCACTTTTCGAATCCTAGGTAAAGAACTACACCGAAAATGCTCCATTTAAGCATTATATGCACTCTTTTAAATAATAGAAAATTCTGATTAATCAAGCCTGCAAATAGCAATGTATACGAAAGGATTGCCACCTATTGGAAAAGcttaatacaatacatacttaattgaccgcttcccacaggggcttttcagggtcaatgaaacacaaagaaacgacggaacgaaacaacaacaactgttaagaatcccaactggccggaggcaaaccagttggctatttacaagtgcagctgggaagttgaaccaggcactaccaggatcaaattcaaagaaTGGTCGGAGCGGATCTTGatcccgggatctccggatctcaaggcaagcgctctaaccactgggccacactgccacCTGCTTGATTTTGGCTTGACACACAATCTTCTGAAATGGAGTACGGATCctggcacttatctggacaattgaaacaactgtctcttatagacaccagAAAAATTCAGCAGGATTGTAACCCATCACCTTTGCGATGTCGCTGCAatgctttaaggacggtgcctactaattaaagatatttttttccccggtgtgtgattatgcaggaaatgtagatcttaacaagtgttattgaaatccaaaaagaaaattgggggtaaccacgcatttttcaaagataattcatgaataatatttgtaaaaagctttaaaatacaaagcaatgtatggcgttctttctcaaattgaagcttaattatctctcaaaaatgcatggttacccccaattttctttttggataccaagagtacttactaagatctactttttccggatagttttaaaccgcgcaaaaatatccctgtattagtgagcatcggcgataggaaatccgagtatctggagatgcgcagaacgtatgcgcaataacaatagtaggcaccgtccttaataccaactgagatatgaagccactCTGTTGGGAGCAGCTAATCTTTTGGAGGGAGAATCATTAGGTAGGACGGAGGTACGAAAAGCAACTGGATTAAATTACAACCAAGATCAGAAAAAGGAATGGAGATACGCAAATAATTACGTTcattttttgtcaaacttgtttACCTGGACATCCTGGAAGAAAACAGGAAATTGTTTCAAATTCGCTTCCTGACTTTGGACAAGCCACTCCGTCGCACACCCGGGAACGTGTTCTTTTGCCAACACCACACGTAACTGAACACGATGAGTAAGGAGACCATTGGAAAGCTTCAGCTGGGTACAGTGTGAGAAATTCAGTAAGGTTTTACTTGTATTTATAAATATCAGGCTTTTGTTTCTCAGAAGCCACGACTATTTTGGGTCTCTTCCGGATGCCACTTGTATATCACTGAACTGCTGAAAACTTTTTCTATCATGAAGACAATGCCATGTTAAAAGACCAGCGGTTCATTTCCCGACAGTCCCGAGAAGTCCCGACGAATAATTTGCAACGCTGCAATTCGTTGATTCTAAAACATTACAAAGAGGAAGGCTGTTGCAAGTTTTACGTTTAGACTCGTCTTCGTTTTTTACCATGCACGAGAAATGATGGCTCCCGAAAAAGACCTCAGCAGTTTTCGGGCTTCTGAGGAACGTGTGCATTAGGAGGACGAGCTCAACTCTACCGATGGAGCACATCAGCGCTCTCACATACGACCTTTAAAAGCAGCCTGCATGCTCAAATTCTCCCCAATTTGGCGACTCTCGAGCGGCTGACAAGATTTGCTGGCTACTCACATTGTGTCCCAAGCTTTGCATATAGAAATTGACATCTTCAATTCGTACTGGTATACATACTTTTTTGATTGCTGTAGCTACTACTGCTAGGTCAGTAAAGAAGAAGAACACAGTGGTTGGAGGATAGAAAAGAGATCCTTACTGCTGGCCTCTATGATAGCGAACTCGGCACTACTCGCCTCGTTGGCtgtctatcatctcatatccaacacgcgcTCGTGGACTGTAGTTTGTAATCGCTGTGAGGACAATAGAATGCAACGAATGACAAAAGCACAGCTCGCATGCCCACATTAACCTAGACGGAAACGCAGGTTAATTAAGGCTTATATACTCTACATACTGGCTAACACGATGGAAACGTTACATATTGCCACGGGAATGATTCTTCCTTTAAGTTTCCGTACCAAAGAAATAAGACTCACCCGGACAAGAGGAGCTCCTGCAGGGAACAACCTGCATGTCTAATCCAGGGGCCGTGCATTCTTCAACACTGCATTTTCGGTATCTTTTCATGACTCCCTCTCCACAAGTAACACTGCATTTGCTAAAAGTTCCCCACTGATTTAATAGTCGAGCGTTGTAAATGCCGCTGGCCTTAGTGCCATGTAGAACGTTAACGTGTTGTCTGTTCAAAGGTGCTCTAATACCTGTCCCTTTTGGGGGACGAAATGGATGCGCGAACAATCCTACAGGATACTCCACAACATGGACTGCGTTATGTTGATCTGTCCAATTTGTCACATGAGCTTGAATGTGATATGGAACCTTCAAGGACTTTCCAAGAAATTTCTGATTATTCTGTGACGGTACCTGCACATCTGAAGCGTGAGGGTGTACCTTTTTATCTCCAATTTTGTGCCACAGTCTCTGCTTTGATTGATTTGAACTTGCGAATAAAGAGGGCGACTTGCCTCGTGTTTTGTCTGGACTTTGTTTATTGGGTCTAGCCGTATTAGATTCCTCGGTCATTTTAAAAGAGGATTCGCCGTTTTCTGTCACCTCCACTGGTTTGAAGCTGTGAcctaaaaacatcaaacaacaagACACACTGAAACATTTCAAAGAAGGTCATCTGAAACGTGCTTTTAAACCTCTGAAAAATCATTATCTAGCTCTCACCCAAATGATCGCAGCCATAAAGTTCTGCTCGCATACAGATATGTACACCGTACCAAGCCAATGGATGTATTCTGACGTAACGTGCTGTGATTGGGTGTTTTAAATGACGAACTCCTATCGTTTTACTGTCATCGTTGCCAACGAAGATCTGTTTAAAAATCCAATGAAATAAAGTTCTCTCACAAGAAGGAGATTTGTCCAAGAGATGACAGCCTCCAAACTGGAACTGACTTTAATATAAGTGAGAGTTTATTCAGAAAATAGCTGGCTGTACCAACTAGTCGTCAATGGAAGGTTTCTGAGTCACGGTACTGACATGGCATATAACCAAGATGAAAAGCATGCACACATAAATGTAATAAGTTACATGGCAGACAAGGTGAACATAGGTTGAAAGAGAAAGCACACGTTTGCATGACGTAAATGAATAGAGAGCTTAGGAACTTGGATAACTTGGCATGGCACGTATTTGTAagtaaaaaaagtttttttgggaaaaaaaaaggatgccTCTGGGTAAATACCTTTTGTTTGTTGTCTTCTGTGTAGTTTGTCCATTTTAAGACATTTGCACTGTACGTAATCCTATATCGTGACACCCAACGGTCATCGGACACTTGCCCTTGTGTTCCTATACCTGCACATCATTTTAGTATTAATTTGCGCGGCATACACATTAAAAAAATTACTACAGTTAACAAACAGTGTATGGGACGTTAATTGACGTGTAGCGTTCATCCCGAGGTTTTGCACGCcagcctaaccctaaccttaactGCAAACCCTGCTATCAAAACAGCAACGAAAGGATTTTTCCTGAGACATCCATATAGGAAGTAAGCGACTGAGAGAGCTTTCTTGCAAGAACGTAAAAATGAAGTTCCATTTGCAGGGCGGTGAcacaattatataattatgcGGTACTGACATTGGCGCCAACGAGTTCGTATGAGATCCTGTGGTCCGAGGTGACGTTAAGGAAACCTCGAGTTTCTAAAAACGACTAAGGTTTTCTAAATTCTCCAACCCCGCTTTACCTTGTACATGTACTCTCCTTCTGTGTGTCTTTATTTTCTGTTAGAAGCTCTGATGCTAATGAGGAAATCACTGACCTGTTACTTCTCTGGGCTTCTTTAGATCAATCTCAAGGAACTGGTTGTGATCTGCCAGCTTAGCGCACCAGCTCCCTCTTGTAGACACACTTTCGTGTCGATTCGTAATCACACGAGCATAGAATGCGGGATGCGCTTCATCTATTGTGGATGAACCCGATATCTCGTGGTCCAAGATGGTGCCATTTGACATGCCCATTGGCAAGAAACACTCTGAAAATGACAATGAAAAACCAACTGAACGAATTCAAAAAAATCATTCGTCAAATGTCTTGTTTGGGTCCACGAATAGTCTATTATCTATTAAATCTGTGATCTTCTGTTAATAAACAGTTGCATCGCTATATTGAATCCATTTTGCAAGTGAAAGCCGATGAGGAAATCTTACCTGGGCAGCTAGGTTTGGTGCATGGAATTCTCTGAGTGTAGGTCTCCGCTCCTGGTAGGCAGTTTTGATTCTTCTCGTTGCCTTTCGGTTGACATTTTACTACTCTTTTCTTCGTTCCTTTTCCGCAGCTGACACTGCACTCACCGAAGTTAGCCCAAGAAAGTAATGGATCGATGGGAGACTCAAACCGTATAGATGTTATGGGAAGGTCTGTTTGAACAGTGTCAGATAACAAACCTGGAAATAGTTATATAGTTGCTTCGCATCAGTGTGCGCTACAAGTGGAGTCAATAATTATATTAGTCGATTTGAAGTTTCATGAAATTTAGCTTGCCTTACaccctggcccgggttgctcgaagcatggttagcgctaaccagcgatAAATAGGGTGGAAACCTGTAGGTTTTGATATCTCTcaaccaacggttagcactaaccaggcttggagcaaccggcccctggcCCCCTACAGAAGGTAAAATGTTTACCCTTGGAGGGTGAGAGTGGAGATCAATACACGTTGTCCATCTGAATAGAGATCATGTCTATTGTGTTTATTGAAACACTCCATGTGCTGCATCAAAAGCCCCTTCAACCAGTCGAATACCCTCGCGCAAGTCTGATTCAAACACCTTGAAATCATGGTTCTTCAACAAGAAGCGTTCATTTCGGACTGCCACTATTCTCTTCCAAATACAAAATTATGATTTCCTGGGAGGCATTGTAATAACTTTAAAAGTAGAATGAATAACAGTCTTCCATTTTCTCATAGATGTGCACGTCATTATTGACCGCTTTTACACCCTTGTAGAGAACAAAACCGGGGAACAAGTTCtttgtcaaagaaaaaaaaaatatggcgTCTATTCTAGCCTTCCAACCATCAGGCGACCCAAAAGCTGAGGAGCCTCTACACCATCACACTTCTACACGAACCATATCTTACCTGGAATACAGCCATAGAGTTCTATTCTCATGCATATGTGGTCCCCGTACCAAGACAACGGATATAGGCGAATATATCTCCCATCGAAGAGCCTTTCAAGCCAATGTATCTTAACTGAATTTTTGTCTTCATTTCCTTGAAGGGACTAGAATCCAAAAGTAAACGCTGACATAATTACTGGCATGTCCAAGAAAAGGAATTTTAATATGTACATAGagagagtttcaatcgagtgtcgtaaaaccaaaaccaaagtaattactttagccaatcaaaaaggacggagacaatctggtaaaccaatcaaaactcgatgtaattacacgtagccgactcaaagcgtgggaaaatgtgcacgcgcgagccacgattggttttggtttcacttctgattggttaaaaaaatggcgcgagaactttgaaccaatcactgagtgaagtaatcataagccaaagcaattcgctaattactttcgacactcaattgaaaaccgctctatgtacAGGTCTACAACGTCGTCTTTGTTCACTAATTTGATTATGTCTTCATTCTTGTATGAAATTAAAGTATGGAGGAGCGTACCTGGATGTATAGTAAATCTGTTTGTCGAATCGATGAGCTTTGCAAGCGTGCCATAGGTATGGTTATGTAGTCATTTTATTCCGATTAAAGACATTTTGCAAGTAGGAGAAAAATCACGGTGGGACAAGATCACTAATGATCCCAGCCATTGATCACACGACCTGATCCCAGTGCGGAGAGGAAGGATGCTTCATGACCGTAGTCATAATAacattagggaatttaagatctacgacggcgacggtcgacgaaaacgtcacctcaaaatataacttggctctatcgtaagtctttcgcgattattcagtctagtTCGCGTCGGCAAAGTATCCTgaaaataaatcggtacgagtggtttcatatttaaaatagagaatgaaggattctctgttgcatgcttacgttgtcgtcaaaacttcaaatttggtgatttcacgtcgtcgttatgcagaggaccgcaaacatacttgctaaaatccgtgctgcacgtgcagcacgattatttatgctcttttaaccaatgatatcattgttttgtggcgttgtcgtagtcgtagccgtcgtcgtttctctTCCGCGTGTTC containing:
- the LOC138008007 gene encoding uncharacterized protein, producing the protein MQSSVPIFLTLLLIFAGCMTGSKIRYEVNTYTGNKFGAGTDARVFITLIGEKGRSKEIELESKGRNDFEKGQKDTFFIETKDLGKLTAIKIRHDDSWFGSGWFLERVKIKSADGCVYEFPNHKWLASTYGDKMIARKLVGRSRCRNVESPSTGCRDILGVSSGLIKDIQLTASSSYDEHHQPYHARLNKTVEGSRGGWCSAFADEMEFLEINLGNRTNISGISTQGQSMFDNWVTMYELSYSLNGKHWFMVKDKMKNGGGTRNFTGNKDRNTVVTHWFPMITAQHLRVLPMKWSGLTNCMRIELYGCRNVSLEASTEGTAAKEAKEVAEKGKPPGKSTVHVENQIKERLSVQDLKLLAILEKSVVYLRFENIYKDNILVDESQQHNNAKIVNFARIGFFSETCGNGVDLNGGDILLNGASFHNKPRVAITIAAWIKLFSVEGTNSLFDTIGGVNSTHDSGQYHLEIDGGSVRWFHRNEQGLIIFNVTSEVIVPSHVWTHVACTYEAKLGQADIYVNAKFILRGEGSGHLSQDWQEKAGIGEHKGERLFDGQVDEFYMSNEALSQEDIKKLMQRCEFEKECFSPLGMEDMQIKDGQITASSTDRFHKPFYGRLNLVSFYDDPQRTAWCADEDDKEPYLTVDLREEKTISGVAIQGASLTENYVTSFKLCHSQDGRRFECVSETLTGESLQGNEDKNSVKIHWLERLFDGRYIRLYPLSWYGDHICMRIELYGCIPGLLSDTVQTDLPITSIRFESPIDPLLSWANFGECSVSCGKGTKKRVVKCQPKGNEKNQNCLPGAETYTQRIPCTKPSCPECFLPMGMSNGTILDHEISGSSTIDEAHPAFYARVITNRHESVSTRGSWCAKLADHNQFLEIDLKKPREVTGIGTQGQVSDDRWVSRYRITYSANVLKWTNYTEDNKQKIFVGNDDSKTIGVRHLKHPITARYVRIHPLAWYGVHICMRAELYGCDHLGHSFKPVEVTENGESSFKMTEESNTARPNKQSPDKTRGKSPSLFASSNQSKQRLWHKIGDKKVHPHASDVQVPSQNNQKFLGKSLKVPYHIQAHVTNWTDQHNAVHVVEYPVGLFAHPFRPPKGTGIRAPLNRQHVNVLHGTKASGIYNARLLNQWGTFSKCSVTCGEGVMKRYRKCSVEECTAPGLDMQVVPCRSSSCPAEAFQWSPYSSCSVTCGVGKRTRSRVCDGVACPKSGSEFETISCFLPGCPVLYLGFEKWEAQVVLDESDSGNNAFLDNGAFIAHHKGICGHFASLGKSGDIILEDTTFRGKPRSGITVASWVNLARTSRGIHSLFSTARVLTIGQIMGGYHFEIDDGKVRWFHRNRNQIPVFNVITDDIVKGDVWTHLIGSYNSTTRDAKVYVNGELRGMSQGYGPVDDFWGYKACIGSFDLGGRYLGGFVDDFHIFNYAIEPDQIKDLLRIKCPAKGMTRK